ATGCATTTAAATACGCCTTTGCACTAGCAAGAGTAATATCAGTGTTTGCAGCATGTCCGCTATAAACTGCACCATGTTCACTCATTATCCTTATAGTAACTTCTCCAAGAGCATCAATTCCTTCTGTAACAGATTGGACAGAAAATTCAATAAGTTCATTTGGAACTTGAACAATTTTATTTATAGCTTTGTAAATTGCATCTACTGGTCCTGTACCAAGAGCAGAATCCTTTAGAAATGTGTTATCGCTTGTTCTTCTTAAACACACTGAAGCAGTTGGCAGTCCTGTTCCACAGGCAATTTGAAGATTTTCAAGTTCATAGTAAGATGTGGTTTCTTGTATTCTTTGTTCATCACGAAGGATTGATTCTAAATCTCTGTCTTCAACACGTTTTTTCTTATCAGCAATTTCTTTAAATCTTGCAAATGCTTTATCTAGTTGTTCTTCACTTAACTGATATCCAAGTTCTGACAATTTTTCTTTTAGAGCATGTCTGCCTGATCTTGGGCCAAGAGGAAGCTTGGATGTAAGTAAACCAACATCCTCTGGATTCATAATTTCATAAGTTCTTTTGTATTTTAAAAAGCCGTCCTGATGAATCCCGGATTCATGAGCAAATGCATTTGCTCCAACAATTGCTTTGTTAGGTTGTACAAGCATGTTTGTAAGATTACTGACAAGCCTGCTTGTCCTGTAAATTTGAGTAGAATCAATGTCTGTATATAAATCAAGCATTGGCCTGGTTTTTAAGATCATCACAATTTCTTCAAGTGAGCAGTTTCCAGCTCTTTCACCAATACCATTTATGGTGCACTCAATTTGCCTTGCTCCATTTATTGCAGCACTTAAAGAATTTGCAACTGCAAGGCCAAGATCATTGTGGCAATGAACAGAAATAATTGCTTTATTTATGTTTGGTACATTTTCTTTAATTGATTTAATAAGTCCACCAAATTCATTTGGCACTGTATAACCTACTGTATCTGGAATATTGACAGTAGTTGCACCAGCTTCAATAGTAGCTTGTAAAATCTCAAATAAAAATTTTGAATCTGATCTTCCCGCATCTTCAGGTGAAAACTCTACATTATCAGTAAAACTTTTTGCATAGCTTACCATTTCAACTGCTGTTTTTAAAACCTTTTCGCGAGTGGATTTTAATTTATGTTCAATATGAATATCACTTGTAGCAATAAAAGTATGAATTCTTTTTTTCTTTGCACCCTCTAGAGCTTTTGCTGCTTTGTCAATATCTTCTTTTCTTGCCCTGCTTAAAGCACAAATAGTAGGACCTTCAACTTCTTTACTAATAAGTTTTACTGCTTCAAAATCACCGTGGCTTGAAAATGGGAAACCTGCTTCAATAATATCTACACCAAGCTTTGCAAGCTGTCTTGCAATTTCTAGTTTTTCCTGAACATTTAAAGTAGCCCCTGGAGATTGCTCACCGTCACGGAGAGTAGTATCAAATATAAATACTTTGTCTTTGTCCATTTATTTAGCATTTTCATTATAACTTCTCTCAAACATTCTTAAAAGTTCTTTTGCTTTCTTATCATAAGCATCTTGATCTTTCCATGTGTTTCGTGGCTGTAAAATCTCAGCTTTTACACCAGGACATGAAACAGGGACATGAACTCCAAACAATGGATCTTCTGTAGTTTTAACATTTCTTAAACTACCATCTAGAACTGCTCTCACTACCATTCTTGTTAAAGGAAGTTCCATTCTTCTACCTTCTCCATATGCTCCACCACTCCAGCCAGTATTTATTAGCCACACATCGACATTGTGTTCCTTAATTTTTTTACCAAGAAGTTCTGCATAAACCTTTGGA
This DNA window, taken from Candidatus Melainabacteria bacterium, encodes the following:
- a CDS encoding 2-isopropylmalate synthase — translated: MDKDKVFIFDTTLRDGEQSPGATLNVQEKLEIARQLAKLGVDIIEAGFPFSSHGDFEAVKLISKEVEGPTICALSRARKEDIDKAAKALEGAKKKRIHTFIATSDIHIEHKLKSTREKVLKTAVEMVSYAKSFTDNVEFSPEDAGRSDSKFLFEILQATIEAGATTVNIPDTVGYTVPNEFGGLIKSIKENVPNINKAIISVHCHNDLGLAVANSLSAAINGARQIECTINGIGERAGNCSLEEIVMILKTRPMLDLYTDIDSTQIYRTSRLVSNLTNMLVQPNKAIVGANAFAHESGIHQDGFLKYKRTYEIMNPEDVGLLTSKLPLGPRSGRHALKEKLSELGYQLSEEQLDKAFARFKEIADKKKRVEDRDLESILRDEQRIQETTSYYELENLQIACGTGLPTASVCLRRTSDNTFLKDSALGTGPVDAIYKAINKIVQVPNELIEFSVQSVTEGIDALGEVTIRIMSEHGAVYSGHAANTDITLASAKAYLNALNKLIITLDSGIKIAPQKEDFKTKKGV